The following nucleotide sequence is from Anopheles stephensi strain Indian chromosome 3, UCI_ANSTEP_V1.0, whole genome shotgun sequence.
CCATTTCGGTGTTGGAGTTTGACAGCCGTAGccggtgtttgtgtttgtactaaaaaagtggaatttttaagttttttttattgatgatGGAGGCCTGATCGTATTGCGGGAATTTTTAAGTTGATGGTGATAAATTTTATCTTCGGTTCCTTGCTTGGAAAATCTTTCCGAATATCTCTTGTTTGGTTGCCCGCTCATTGCCTCTTTTTGATAGGCTTATCCCTATAATGTGACTAGTGTGAAGTTTTGCTAATTGGGTCATTCGTGTCAACAACGTTGGTCGACCAGTTTTATCACGGCCGTCACAACATTCTACGCGACCCCACCGGAGCTATTCCATGCCAATCTTTCCACGTCATTTTCAACCAGAATTTTGCTAAAAATTCACCAAaacttttgtttaaaataaacaacattcCCAGCGCTCTACAGCAGCCTCAGCATGAACCGCAACAACGAAGTGTCGGAATTGATCGACGTGGAAAATGCATTCTACATCGGCAACTACCAGACGTGCATCAATGAGTGTAACAAAATTTCGGTGCGTGTAGTAATACGGTAATGTCGGCAGGCTCCCACCCACTAATACTGCTCTTCACTCTCGCTCCTACCCGTAGAAACCGTCGCTCGAGAAGGATATCTACATGTACCGGTCCTACATAGCGCAGCACAAGTATCGTGTGGTGCTGGATGAAATCAAACCCGGGAACGAGACGCCACTCCTGGCGCTGCGCTATCTGGCCGAGTACCTGTCGAACAGTGGACGGAAGGAAGCGATCGTGTCGATTTTTGATGAAAAGTTCCAAGGCGACATCAACGAACTGCACGTCGTGTGGATCATCGTTGGAGCGATCATCTACTGCAACGAGGAAACGTATGAAACGGCCATgaagtaagtgtgtgtgtgtgtgtgtgccgccgCTATTTGTGGCATCAAATCCGATTCTTCTAACTACTGTTTTTTTCCGTCCCCAGGATACTGGTAGGAAACTTCAACCTCGAATGTCTTTCTCTGCACATGCACTGTTTGCTGAAAATGTCGCGTGTCGATCTGGCCAAGCAGGTTGCCACAACGATGCAGGAAAAGGATGACGATGCGACCCTTACCCAGCTGTCCCAGGCCTGGCTTAACATTCAAATCGTGAGTATGAATGTTTTGGGCTGCAACGTAGCGCCCCGCTCACCGTTCCGATCCGGTTAATTGTTTTCAGGGTGGCGAAAAGCTGCAGGATGCATTCTTCATCTTCCAAGACCTGTGCGACAAGTTTTCGCccactctgctgctgctgaacggTCAGGCCGTGTGCTACATCGGACAGCAAAAGTATGACGATGCAGAGCAGGTGCTGCGCGAATGTCTCAACCGTGATCCCAACAACTACGACACGTTGATCAACCTGCTAGCACTGTCCCAGCAAAGGGACAAAAACAGCAGCCAGTTCAGTCGCTATCTGGCCCAGCTGCTGGACGATCACAAGAGCAGCAGTTGGGTGGCGGCCTACAACAAGCGGTCGGCCGAATTCGATCGCCTGGTGCTACAGTTTGGACCGTCCAATACCAAATCGATCGATGAAATAGTCGCTTAAAAGTGCACCACCTGTAATCTTTTGTTATCGACAcgtataaatttaaatgtattCCAACACTTTACTGCCACTAGGCACAATCTACCACTTTTGGCGTAACTGCACCATCACTGACTAGAGTACCGGGCTTTCGAGAACACCCAATTTTCAGGACACCATTTTAAGCAGCTCTTCCTTCTGTTGCTGCAACCGGTTCAGCTGGGACAAAACGGAACAAATAAGGCGTACGTTAATACTGGCAAACAACAACCAGAAATCGAACCTTCGCCGAAATCAATTACCTTCTCCTGGTGGCGTTTCTGTACACTTTCGCTGGCCGATTTTTTGTACCCTTCATTCCCGATTGTCCTCAGAAGCTTCTCTATTTCCGCGTCTAATTTCGCTAGCATCTTTTTGCTTGcctctccagcagcagcagcagcagcagtgggtcCTTTGATCAACGATTCAGCCACAATTCCAATGATGCAGTGATGGCTTGGAGCACACTTGGCCACAAAGTGTGCATCGTTGAAGGTGCGTTCGTTGCCATGCAACACGATACCATTGCAGTGTGTTAGCTGCTGTATCGTGTCCCGTTGGGTGTCCAATAGATCGGCAAGCCCTCGTTCCTTTGCGTGTACGTGTACGATCGGATTGTGCTTCCGCGCGATCGGTGGATTGTGTTCGTTTTTCGTCTGTCTAACGTGCTGACATATGTTCAGCAAAGCATCTATACTTTCTTCGAGCGACGGATCTATCCAGCTCGTAACGCTCGCCAGCTCGTTTGCCACCGTGCTCGATGGGGCTAAATGCTTCAGCAGTTCCTGCGCTAGGTACGGAGTGAATGGTTCCATTTGAAGTAGACCAACGGTAAGGCAGTATTTGAGCACGGCACAATGCAATAGAGCTGCGTCGGTTGTAGCGCAGCCTTGTTTCATGTTGATCTTTGTCGTTTCCTGAAAGATACATTTTTAAGATTAAGACCCAACAATAAGACGCACTCGATTGATCGTACTTACCAGATAAACGTCACAAAAATTGGTGTAGAAGAACGTTTTCAATGCCGCTGTAGCCAGATGAAAGTTGTAGCCCTCGAACGCCTCCCGACACTGTTGCACCGTATTTCCTAGACGGCTCAGTATCCAGCGATCCATTAAAGTTAACCGGTGTGCCTGTTTCCGCAATGCTTCGCACGTTTGTTCGACCCGGTTCAACGTCGCATC
It contains:
- the LOC118514344 gene encoding coatomer subunit epsilon, which codes for MNRNNEVSELIDVENAFYIGNYQTCINECNKISKPSLEKDIYMYRSYIAQHKYRVVLDEIKPGNETPLLALRYLAEYLSNSGRKEAIVSIFDEKFQGDINELHVVWIIVGAIIYCNEETYETAMKILVGNFNLECLSLHMHCLLKMSRVDLAKQVATTMQEKDDDATLTQLSQAWLNIQIGGEKLQDAFFIFQDLCDKFSPTLLLLNGQAVCYIGQQKYDDAEQVLRECLNRDPNNYDTLINLLALSQQRDKNSSQFSRYLAQLLDDHKSSSWVAAYNKRSAEFDRLVLQFGPSNTKSIDEIVA